A region of the Vigna unguiculata cultivar IT97K-499-35 chromosome 9, ASM411807v1, whole genome shotgun sequence genome:
CTCTTTCCCAGTTTTAGTTGCATAATCATTTCAAAATCTGACAACAAAATGTGGGAAAGTGATCTGAGAGGACATGGGAAAATAGTCATTTGGTGAAGGAAGATATACAATCTTTCAGTGTTTgacatgtgaaaggaaaatggtCCAATGTGCAGGTATTTGATGGACATGGAGGGAAGAGTGCTGCACAATTTGTACGTGATAATCTGCCAAGATTTATTGTTGAGGATGTTAACTTTCCTTTGGAGCTTGAGAAAGTGGTCAAAAGGTCATTTTTGGAGACTGACACTGCATTCCTAAAATCATCTTCTCAGGAACCTTCCCTTTCTTCTGGTACAACTGCTTTAACTGCAATTATATTTGGAAGGTAAGCACTAGTCTACACTGTTGTTTAGTTCTTCAGAACCATGGCATATATTTTCCTTCCCACAAATCTAGTGACATTGTCATAGAATAAGTGTACTAGCTCTGAAAATGGCACATTGACATTCAGGTCAAAGGAGATGCCTCATATCAACATCATCTCTTATGATTTATACTTGATCTATCTATCTGTGCCTCTTTTTGTCTCCTTCTTTGTTGCTCATGTAATAGCCATTTTCATTCATTTGTGCAGGTCTTTACTTGTGGCTAATGTGGGAGACTGTCGAGCTGTCTTGTCCCGCCATGGAAGGGCCATAGAAATGTCTAAAGATCATAGGCCAAACTGTGTGAATGAAAGGACACGGGTTGAGTCTCTAGGTGGCTTCATTGACGATGGTTACCTGAATGGGCAGTTAGGTATAACTCGCGCTATTGGAGACTGGCACCTGGAAGGAATGAAGGGAACGAGTGAAAGAGAAGGGCCATTGAGTGCTGAACCTGAACTTAAATTGATGACATTGACCAAAGAAGATGAATTCTTGATAATTGCTAGTGACGGAATATGGGATGTTTTTAGTAGCCAAAATGCTGTGGATTTTGCTAGGAGGAGGCTACAAGAGCACAATGATGAGAAACTATGCTGCAAGGAAATAGTGCAGGAAGCAATCAAGAGAGAATCAACTGATAACTTGACAGTTGTGATGGTATGTTTCAACTCAGATCCTCCAACACCTGTGGTTGTGGAAAGAACACGAGTAAGAAGAAGCATATCTGCAGAAGGACTTCAGAATCTACGATCCCTGCTAAAAGAATAAAGCATTTTTGTATGCAAATAAACAGTTAAGCTGATTTTTTAGAGATCTCACTCTGTACAGATATATTCATCCACCACACAAAATTATCACGAGATTGACCTAGTCCTTGCCCTCTCCGATGAAGAAAGAACAAGGCATGGAATAAGTTTACAtcattacaattatttttttccaatgTGTTTGGAggagaaaaataatgtaatatggGACGACATGATTAAATAATgtaacattttacttttatttttcatcgacttaatgtaaataattgaCAACTTATTACGAGGGTCTAGCTTCTCATTTCAGTCGTCCTTCACACGGGTGTAAGTATAACAAGATAAGAAAATACTGCATTTGCATTAAATCTTTTGCATATGTTGTTGCTCTTATGATTATTGATCAAACGTTGAATGAGAATAACAACTATTACTGGGATAGAAGGCAGTGGTAACTGATATATGTTAAGAGAACCTATCAAACAATATATCGGAAGACTTTCAGAGCGTAAAAGACCAATATGCAATTGCTGGTTCAAAGTTAAATCAGATAAACCATTATTTAAGTGCTCTATTCTGAAACAACTTAATGGACAAGAAGACTAAAAATCATCTATCGTTACATCAGCCAGTTCCAAACATCTGATGAAGATAATGTAGAGACAGAGCGTGTACCGTCATCCATGACACCAACTTCGAATGTTTAAAACCAAATTCAGGAATATCCACAAAAAATCAAGACTAAAGACTGCATGAACAATAAAATATcgaaaagttgaattatttcaCCTTAAACATTCTTATACATTTGCTATTTTTTTACAATCAGTGAATCAAGAATGAGTATATATAATACAAACATTGAATGAAGCCTTTCAGCAGTTTCTCAATCAATTGCTAATTCCTGTGTGGTAAAAGGTACCATCAAATGGACCTGACTAAAGTAATCAAACGTGggtatttctaaaaaatattcaaaatcaCTTTCCTGAAAACTTCTCACTTATCTCAGTTCTTGCAATACGAATCAAGAATAAACCAGCAAAGAAAATAGACAGAATGAGCATAAAAAAGACACTGTTCCATCCCCTGGTCGAAATATATCCAGCCAAAAGTGGTCCAAGAGCAGCCCCAACAGAACCGGTGCCATCTATAATTGCAGTAACAGTAGCCAGTGCTCGGGAATTCCGATCATTCGAGCTTTGCGTACCAAGATCAGCAGCCACTGCAGTTGTGATGAGCGAATATGGACCATTCACCAAAAACCCAGAAAGAAACATTAAACTGATGTTCATCAACATGGAGAGGCTCCCAAATATGCGATACAAAGCAAGTGCTGGAATTGATAGAAACAGGAATAGAATTGAAGTAATAGCCCGTGCTTCAATCAAGTCAGAAATGAAACCAGCTGTGATTCCTCCTAGGACTCCCCCAATGTCAAATATCGTTGATAGCAACCCAGCAGTTTTGTGTGAGATATGCACACCGGCAACAGCTGCAATGAACACCAAACTTGCAAATAAGATCATGAAAAGAGATAGTGGCCAATGTGAGACGTTAGTTTGCACAAAAAACTGGATTAAACCAGAATTGtagaacaaaaaacataatacACAAGCCTTAGCCCAaaaattctctctctctctctctcaaataCACAAAAAGCCAAAAATTACAAACTACAGAAACTGCCATGACAAATATGATTGGTTCAATTTATTTAGGAGAAATAATCACCTAATTTTGTCAGCTTGCTGagattagaaaaataaataagtatttctCTAGATTTAAATTGCACCGAACATGCGGATAAAACACCCTACAAGTACCTGTCACGCAACTTCATAACTGCCTAAAGACACATCACATAACAGTTATATCAAACAAGCACTCCAATTTCCTAGTAGCAAACCCGGACACAATTTCCAAGGAAGATGGAGACACtagaaataaatatttggatATGAGTAACGTATTGATGCCAGATAAAAGCCAATAGTTTCTATCTATTATCATATAGCTTTGTATTAAATAACAATTACCAGTGTGCTTTATGTAGTAGGGCAGCCAATACAGAAAGGTATAAGCCACTAGCTTGGAGAAAAAGAGACAGAAAGCAAACGGAGCCACTCCTGGTAACTTCCATGCCTCCAAAAACCCAATTGCAGAAGAAGAATCTGAATTATCAGACTCGATAAGCTTAGTTTCCTCTGATTCCCCTTTCTGCAGATTCTCTACATTTTTGGTGTCAACACTCATTTCGATGTCCATTCCAGGATGCACAAATCCCATACTCTCGGGGTTCAcaacaagaaacaaaaataccaaaatcCCCACCAAAATTATAAGGAGTCCAGGCACCACAAAGGACCAACCCCAGCCAAACTCCAAAACCCCTGAAGCCACCACTGAACCAATGATATTCCCCACCGAGGTATGCGAATTCCATACTCCCATTATCAAGCCCCTCTTCGATTCCCCTAGCCAATTCCCCACAACTGCAACCACACAAGGCCACCCAATTGACTGAAACACTCCACAAACAATCTGAACACCAACAAAAAACCCCAACACATGAACATCTAACCAATAACCTAACCCAAACAGTATGGTAAAAAAGCCACTACCCATCATCCCAAATACAAGAAACAACCTCAAATCAATCCTATCCCCAACGTGACCAGCGAAATACATGCCAATGGAGTAAGAAGTAAGGAATGCGAGATCAAGCTCGCCCAGTCTGTGAGTACCTTCGGTTCCATTGAAAGGGGGCCACCCAGTATCATAGGAGCTCAAGTTGGaaacttgagttgcattcgaTGGCACTGAGGGTCCCAGAACACTCTTGACAATGCTGGGGGGCTTCCTAGAGGCATGGAAGGAAGCATATGCAAGAAATGTGATAACAAGAACACATATTTGGTGGAATAGTAGGGTTTTGTGAGGAGGTTTCAGGCCAGGAAAGAGCGTCATAGCTGGAGTCTGGCTCAAACTCTCGGATTGCATTCTAATTCATAAGGATTCTATTCTACACAATGAATCTAATATAATCTAACGTAGCACAAATACGAAAAGATCAAATATTTCTCCTCTTTCTTCAAAACTGCATACAATATTAGAATCTATGATCTGAATAATGCAAAAGAGGGATCGGAGATTGGTGACTGGAATTGAATACCGAAGGATCAAAAAGGCTTCCTGTATCAACCGCTTCGAAGACACGGTTGTTGGCGTGAAATCTTAATGGTGTTAGTACAAGTTTTAGCAGTGGCTAAATGACAGGGAAGGAAGGTGTGAAAAGTGCAGCTAAAAAGCAGTGACATAAGATAATAGATTTAGGGAACGTGTTAACCTTGTTGGAGTTGCAGAACGATGCAAGAAGGTAGAAACTGCTAAGATTTTGAATCCAGGAATTGCAGGTCAAATACGTGTTCCCCATAGTTGTGTCCGGATCAGACCGTAACTTCTCCAAAATGCCCCCGGAAAGTTGAATCTTCTACCTCAAAAtatcttattcttattatttctatttctataaCTGTATAAAAATACACAGTAGTTATGTTGAAAATTCTTCAacataaaaactatttattattataaataattattaataacattatttgTTAAGGTAATAATGTAGGGGAATCATTAAGAAATATCTACTTTTCTAATGTgtactaatataataattattcacTAGATTGTTTTAAAGTTTGTAAGGAATAACGAAGACTATTTTTTATGGTGACATAAATTCAACTCTAATAATCGAAAGTTTTGTCATATTAACGAAAATGTAACGAATGTAATAGATTATGaaaacatttatctataaatctttttatttactcATTTTGAATTATCATATTAGTTTTCaagtttgaaattcaaaaattatttatgtcattgtataattaaattcaaCATTAAAATCATGTTATTAATTGATATATTACTTGAATTTGATTAATACGTTATAACAAAGTTTATACAATCTTAATGAATGATGATTTGAAGTGTGTATCGTTTAAGCGAGAATCCTTCACTTCGGCTTATTGAGCGAGAAACATTTATTTAAGTTGTTTgaacaattaatatttgtttaagttaACATGTGTTTCGCTTAGACAAATGtcttagttttaattttaagcaaatattttttttcttaaaaattaagaaaatataaaatagttataaagtattaaaaattaaatttgagttAGAAACTACTAAAATACATCATAAAAACACTTATAAGTGTtcaaatataagtttaaaataagaTTCAAAAAATTCTAATTTAGCTCTTGCAAGTagctaaaaaatatttaaccttttttttaggATAATGAATCTTCAAGTGAATTTGTTCTTTACGATAATTATAGATGACTCTAGGGTTGACAATGCATTTCAGAACATCAACAATCATTTCAAAGATTAATACAATAATCTTTATCTAgtatccaaaaaatattttcaagaacAATATCATATGCATCATTTATATCATGCCAAATTGATGATgatttaaataacatatatttcttatagttagacttaaaatcccTTATTTTGACATAGTAAGATTATACTCTGTTGTTAATTTGgcataataaagaataataggTACTCACTAACTTTCCTTCTTTTGTTATCCGtttatatgatttttcttctttaatggTTAATGAGGATGAGGATGTACTTAATTAGATTTTGGATGATACTTGTATGTTTTCTCAAAAAAGTTGCAAAAAAATTTTACTCTTTCGATATGAAATGTGTGGATTGGGAAAACTTGATTTGGTTGGATACCaactaaaactttaattttcttgaAGTTGTTATATGTCCATTTAACTATTAAGTtgattttataaagaaaaatgatgattTTATGCCGTGTTCCttggataataatattaaatctttctttcattttttttttattattctattgTTATCTAGTTATCTAGTTATGGATAACGTGGAAgaaagttttttcaaaatttacaattttctttaaatttaattgtaaaatttgtgAAATCTTCTTATAatcatttgttttaaaataattaaaataattgtcatTGATGCAGTTAATGGATTGAGTTTAGTTATTTGATTATTTCTCATTTGAGAATTTGAAGTAGGTTGACATGATAGTCATAAGGGGTTCCCAAAACGGCATTTTTCGTGAATATCTTTTATTATCAATTTGTAGACATCAAAATCTTTCTTATTGAACCGTGGGAACTatgttaaacaataaaatatattattttattattatttatgttgttATATACTCTAACAACTATAAAGAGAACACACGATATCATATAGaaatcaaacaataaaatatattattttattattatttacgtGTCTTATAAAAtctctataaataaaataggaaTCCAACTCGAtatgataatttctttttgatgatttttaataaatgaaataaattaactttactcggaaagaaataaaatttaatggatttttttttctatttaaactattagtcaaatttaatttttagtttaaatatgctgaactaaactttaaaaataaaaaaaaaattgatttttccgAAAATACTTTAATGATGATTTATCTatctttaaaatgcatgaaacataaaattacatatttcattaaaatgaGAGGAGTTTGAAAAAACAAGATAAGGACGCgattcattaatttaaaaaaggattttaagaaaaaaaataacaaaagtaaaGCTGAATGGTAAGTTGTAAATGACTTAATAGTATATTGTGAAACATGAATTAAACAAGAACTTGTAATCAATTACTGGAAAGAATGAGACAAGAAATAAGAACTAAATATTGAAAAGTAATAGCAGAAGTATAAATCATATAGAAGACTTTGTATGTGATTTTCAAAGTAGAAAACAGAACCAATGATTTCCAAAACATTGAAATAAAATCACATACAAGACTTTTGTAGAGTCACAGTAAAGGTTATCAACTTTTCTTCTAttatacaacaaaaataaactctGTTGAGAGAAAGTTCCATAATTGTTTAGTATTTGGATTTGAGTCTCCCAGCAtgaattttgaatcaattgagtgattttctattaatataggagggtaaatttatattttcctctgtaaaaatgtaaatattgtttaGGAGAGACCACAtcatgatataaatataaacacagatattatacaaataattcAAACAGTAACCACTTTTTCTGGTCCTGGAGAGATGATCCACTTACTCTAACCATGAAGAAGAAATGGATTGTTGCTAAGGCTTCGCAATGATTTATCATGGTCAACAAAAAGATTTGGGTGAAGGTTTTCCTCGTCTTCAAATGTTGTCCACCCCATCGAGTTTTCATGTTTCACTTCTGCATCATTGTGCCTATTTTCCATTTGAACAACACTGTTTTTCAATTGTTTCTTCACCTCTTCTTCACTATGCCAGTCACACCTTGGTCTACAACGCAGTAAAAAAAGGAAACTTTGTTAGCAACACTTTCAACCTTGGGGGTGGATAATAGTAGTTCTACTgttataatgaaaaaatgtaTGTTTAAACTACAGAGCTGGTTCCTATAGTTTGATCCAACCACGTTTTAGGTCCAATAGTTTGCTAGAATTTGTTGTGTCTGTTGTTGTccaaaattaacttattttcttGTTTCTGATCACTTCtgttttatacaataaaaatcaACAATTGCATTTCTAAGAaatagttactaataattatgCAGAAAGGATATCAAAGAAGGAAAATGAAATAATTGAGAAATGACATACGAGAAGTTGAGATTTGTGTTTGTGCTCCTCATTTCTGTTGGAATTCTTGACAGCTCCTTCTTTACATTATCCCCCAATACCtatttattcataaagaaaTTTAGCTCAATGTTGAATTCTCTGTAGGAATTTTGCTTTCTTTCAAAAAGCAAATGTGATTTGCAGTTTGATAAACAAAAGAAAGTGTTTCAATTCTCAAACCTTATCATCCACAGAAAAAGCAGATGGTGATTGATGAGGCTGCAACTTGTTCATCAGAGACACCTCACCATGAATTCTTGAAAAATGCTGACAGGAAGGCGAGTAGGCCTCACTATCAGACCTCTCATTTAGAGACAAAGGAACTGTGTCATCATCTGTGTCACTTTTCTTGCCTTTCCTCAATCCATCAAACCCCCATTGTTTTTTTGCTGATTTCTCTGTCTCAAGACCATGATGATCTCCACCACTACCATGTCcctctttcttatttttatcccTATGAAATAGAGCTCTAAACGGCTTCCTCTTCATCTTCTCTGATCCATCCCTGAAGGGTTTGTTTTCCTTAGGATGCGTCAATTCACTTTGGGTAAAGATAGAGGGAGAAGAGACTTTTGATTGTGCTGAGTGCATGTGTAAAGTAGGTGAATTGAATATGCTCTTCTCCATAGAGTTTTTCCCAGCTTTGAAAGGAGATCCAAAGCTTAAAACCGATGTTGCTCCTTTCATAACCTGCTTCCTTGTCTGATTTGATGTCTTCTTGGAACTTGACTTCTCTTTGTTCATCAAAGACTGATCATCCTTCAAGTCAATATCCGACCATTCTTCCTCTGGATTTTCTTTGGTGTCTGTCAGTCCTGCAATCTCACCTCCTTGAACTGCCAATCTCACAAGCAAAGGCCTTCTTGAAGATTGATATTCTCCTTCAGAAATGCATTTCGCATGAAGAAGTTCCTGGCACCAACCAATAATTTAGCAATGTTACATTTCATTCAAACTTAGTAACTCAAAAGTAGAACTTCTTATCAATATTCTGTACAAAATTGCAAGCATAACTGGAATTCAAAATCTTATTTGTGATCTCAGGCACAATTCAATAGCTTCAGAGTCTATCCACATCATCACTACCACACTTGAGACCAATGAGAAACAATTTCTGTACTTTTCAGCAACATAAAGATAAGATGCAACAAAACCCTAAACATAAACGTAACTGGGGTCAATGCCCTATCAACTCCTTTATCTAAAATTTTCGATAACATAAAGACTGCAATTTAGAACTTTAATTCTATCAATCCGAATAAAGTACTAGGACATCTGTTAAAGATAACCAGAGAAAAggatttgttaaaaaaaagaagaagatatttACTAGGAAAAGATTGTTACTTTTAAGTGGTTAAAAGCATTTATTTAGAAACATCATAGGGTTCTTCAAATTATCAACATACAAATCACTCTAGGCACCATAATCTCAAATTGGGTCATCGCCAAATGAACAAGAATGTTGGCAAAAGTGAGATTCATCCTAGATGAAAACTAGTCCTACTCACCTGTAAGAACATAAGCTTGTCTTTGATGATGGAGGCATGATCCTGTTCAGGAGGGGGAGAAGCAAGAAGGGTATCAAGCAAATGGACCCTGAAAGCAGACACCTCATCTTCAGAGAGGATGTCATCTCTGTGTAGCGCCAACAAGTTGAGAATCTGATGGAGAGAGTCTTGCTGCCATTTGAGGTTGTCGGATTGAAGTTTCCACAGTCTGTGTTCTGCGGAAACCAAACACCGTTTCTTGAGGCCCAACGGAAGAATGGTCTTGCATAGAGAGGTGATTGAATCGTGCAGAGTGGAGTAGTACGCCCCGGGTGCATTTGAGTACCCCATTTTTTCATACAAAGAAcaagaatgaaaatgaaaatggtgTCTTGTAGAAATGGTGGAAGAAGCAAACCAGAAGAAACAACAATGATGTATTTTGAATCTTGGGTGGTGAGCTGAACGGTcacttgatgatgatgatgatgataatgtgGGAACTAGCCGTTGTTCAATGGGTAAGGTGTCAAATGCAAacgtttctttctttttcaaataaatattttaattttcagttttcTGTCTGTGATTTAGATTCTTTTGTTGGctgttttaattttgatattttaaaaagtttatattttttatcacttaaCTCTAGCCTAACAAAGTCTATATTaatttaagatattataaaaaatgatttaactaactgaaatatacaaataaatatatacaaaattatgtATTGGACTAAATTGTGactttaagaaatataaaactaaaacagtagaaatataataattaaatgaaaatttcaataaaaattagaattaaaatttaaaaagaattcaaataaACTGGAGAGTTGACGATagttcacaaaataaaaaaaatagaatatcttGTATGCTCTTAAGTTAAACCTGTACTTTTTATTTATGGTTTATTTCCTTGGATATTTAGactttgatatttatatttgtttattatatacCATTTGTCTATTAAAGGTAACCCATTatacattattaattaatgggttaattatatttttcgtCCTTCAAGTATAGGtaatttttggttttagtcTCCCACGTAACGTTTTGTCATATTCAGTCCTCCACGTTTTAAATCTAATGAAATTGGTCCCCAATTTTAAACTCCGTTAATTTTAATTCACACGTGTCTAACGGATGGCCACATAAGGATCCCGTTTTCAGCTGAGAGGAAGTTTTTTGCACGTTTTAGTTACTCATTAATAAGGCACATGTCATTAATGTGATTAAAAGAACTTAGCTGAGGTTTTTGTTAGCATTAAAATGTCATTAACTTCACTAAACCAACTTAGCTGTTGAATGGGGGTTATGTTAGAAAGTGATTAAGCTGTATTCATTTGTAAAAAATCTCAACTGAGGAGATTTGGAAGAACCCTAGGCACAACGAAGAAGACAGTCCCTAGGCACGACGAAGCAAGCTTTGAACGACGAAGAAGGTGGTGGTAACTGCTCGCATTTGGTGGACGAAGAAGTGAGGTTAGTCGTTATGcattttgaatttctttggTTTAATGTTCACTTTTCTCTTCACCGTTTATGTGGTTAAATGTTGGATTGGGTTGGTTTGTGATGCGATTTCAAATGTAGGGCTAGAAATGGGGTTCGCAGTTGCGTTCCATCACATGGGTAGGTTTGAACGGAATAGGGGATTGAAGTATGTGGGGGGTGAAATCCATGTGGTATCGGGTATCGATCCAGATTTCTGGTCATTCTTTGAAGCATTAGGCATCGTGAAGGAGTTCAAATACGCTGGAGATGTTAGACTTTGGTGGAAGGGCTTGAAGGAAACATTGTTGAACAACCTAAGATTGTTGAGTGACGATAAGGAGGCATTGGCGTTGGCTAAGTATGCGGAGGATAGGAATGAAGAAGTAGATATATATGTCCAGCACATTCCTTGTCAGCCTGAGGTGGTTCATTTTATTACTGGTCCTGGAATGGATGAAGAAGTTGGTCAGGAAGAAGTTAGGGTTGAGGCACAGAGGTGTGAGACAGAAATAGGAGTTGATGGTGGTCCGGTTGGTGAGACAGACATAGGAGTACATGGTGATCAAGAGGTTCAGGTAGAAGAAGGGGTTGAGGCACAAAGATGTGAGACAGAAATAGGAGTTGATGGTGGTCCGGTTGGTGGGACAGACATAAGAGTTGAGGGTGATCAAGAGGTTCATGTAGAACAAGAGGAGGTTGAGGTAGAACAAGGGGTTGAGGCAGAAGATGGTGAGCCAGAACAGAGGGTTGAGGCACAACAAGGGGTTGAGGCAGAACAAGAGGTTGAGGCAGCACAAGTGAGGGGTGATGAGGATGTGGTAGTTAAGGATGTGTCTGATAAGGATGAAGGTTCTGCTGCAGATAAACtagatgagagtgaagaagaaagggtggcagatgatgatgatggtttTGGGATGCACACTGAGTCTGAGGTCAGAAAAATTGGGCCTGTTTTGGATAGGTGGAGAGCAATGAAACGAAATCCAAGCACTGTGAGGAGTAAAAAAGATGTGGGACCTGGTTCATTTGTGACTAATGAGGAAGTTGGACAACATGACATCAGTGATGAATATGATACTGATGAGTTGGATTCAGATGTTGATAGTGAGGATGGTGTTCGTCGTGATGGGCCAAAATTTTCCAGATATAGGGCTGAAGATATGACAAAGGACTTCAAGTTCAATACTGGTTAATTGGCATACCTAGAAGCTCATGGTCTAAGCATGCATTCAGCATATATCCTAGATGTGATGTTTTAATGAATAACCTGTCTGAGTCATTCAATAGTACTATCTTATTAGCTAGGGATAAACCAAT
Encoded here:
- the LOC114196021 gene encoding LOW QUALITY PROTEIN: probable protein phosphatase 2C 27 (The sequence of the model RefSeq protein was modified relative to this genomic sequence to represent the inferred CDS: deleted 1 base in 1 codon), giving the protein MAFALSPFARHPHGQKGSFFRTSTPDTTDTTVQTSFPLESIYEDQVIADKKQNQMNLATALRSGEWSDIGERPYMEDTHICIGDLAKKFNYNAPSGEAVSFYGVFDGHGGKSAAQFVRDNLPRFIVEDVNFPLELEKVVKRSFLETDTAFLKSSSQEPSLSSGTTALTAIIFGRSLLVANVGDCRAVLSRHGRAIEMSKDHRPNCVNERTRVESLGGFIDDGYLNGQLGITRAIGDWHLEGMKGTSEREGPLSAEPELKLMTLTKEDEFLIIASDGIWDVFSSQNAVDFARRRLQEHNDEKLCCKEIVQEAIKRESTDNLTVVMVCFNSDPPTPVVVERTRVRRSISAEGLQNLRSLLKE
- the LOC114163479 gene encoding putative glycerol-3-phosphate transporter 5, whose translation is MQSESLSQTPAMTLFPGLKPPHKTLLFHQICVLVITFLAYASFHASRKPPSIVKSVLGPSVPSNATQVSNLSSYDTGWPPFNGTEGTHRLGELDLAFLTSYSIGMYFAGHVGDRIDLRLFLVFGMMGSGFFTILFGLGYWLDVHVLGFFVGVQIVCGVFQSIGWPCVVAVVGNWLGESKRGLIMGVWNSHTSVGNIIGSVVASGVLEFGWGWSFVVPGLLIILVGILVFLFLVVNPESMGFVHPGMDIEMSVDTKNVENLQKGESEETKLIESDNSDSSSAIGFLEAWKLPGVAPFAFCLFFSKLVAYTFLYWLPYYIKHTAVAGVHISHKTAGLLSTIFDIGGVLGGITAGFISDLIEARAITSILFLFLSIPALALYRIFGSLSMLMNISLMFLSGFLVNGPYSLITTAVAADLGTQSSNDRNSRALATVTAIIDGTGSVGAALGPLLAGYISTRGWNSVFFMLILSIFFAGLFLIRIARTEISEKFSGK
- the LOC114162649 gene encoding uncharacterized protein LOC114162649; its protein translation is MGYSNAPGAYYSTLHDSITSLCKTILPLGLKKRCLVSAEHRLWKLQSDNLKWQQDSLHQILNLLALHRDDILSEDEVSAFRVHLLDTLLASPPPEQDHASIIKDKLMFLQELLHAKCISEGEYQSSRRPLLVRLAVQGGEIAGLTDTKENPEEEWSDIDLKDDQSLMNKEKSSSKKTSNQTRKQVMKGATSVLSFGSPFKAGKNSMEKSIFNSPTLHMHSAQSKVSSPSIFTQSELTHPKENKPFRDGSEKMKRKPFRALFHRDKNKKEGHGSGGDHHGLETEKSAKKQWGFDGLRKGKKSDTDDDTVPLSLNERSDSEAYSPSCQHFSRIHGEVSLMNKLQPHQSPSAFSVDDKVLGDNVKKELSRIPTEMRSTNTNLNFSPRCDWHSEEEVKKQLKNSVVQMENRHNDAEVKHENSMGWTTFEDEENLHPNLFVDHDKSLRSLSNNPFLLHG